The following are from one region of the Dreissena polymorpha isolate Duluth1 chromosome 2, UMN_Dpol_1.0, whole genome shotgun sequence genome:
- the LOC127867541 gene encoding elongation of very long chain fatty acids protein 4-like, which translates to MATIKERILELYEWSVKVSDPRTDKWLLLDNPLPIVGIFFMYLFVVWYGPRFMKHRDPVPLRLVIIPYNLALVGLCAYMCHEFFISAYQSGYSLKCQPVDYSNSPLALRMASVCWWFFFSKVIELLDTVFFILRKKSDQVTFLHVYHHCSMIINWYMGAKYVAGGQSFFVALLNSFVHVFMYTYYGLAAIGPHMQKYLWWKRYLTKMQLTQFVLFLIHTGYNLLIDCDFPRGFMIAVFLYALSLIALFGNFYYQTYSSKKEKKKRS; encoded by the exons ATCCTAGAACAGACAAATGGCTGCTGCTGGACAACCCGCTGCCGATTGTTGGGATATTCTTCATGTATTTGTTTGTGGTGTGGTACGGACCTCGCTTCATGAAGCACCGGGACCCCGTGCCCCTTCGTCTGGTCATCATCCCCTACAATCTGGCCCTTGTGGGCCTGTGTGCCTATATGTGCCATGAG tttttcATTTCCGCCTACCAATCCGGTTACAGTCTGAAATGTCAACCTGTGGATTACTCCAACAGCCCTCTTGCATTAAGG ATGGCCAGCGTGTGCTGGTGGTTCTTCTTTTCCAAGGTCATCGAGCTTCTTGACACG GTGTTTTTCATCCTGCGCAAGAAGTCTGACCAGGTCACGTTTCTACACGTGTACCACCACTGCTCAATGATCATCAACTGGTACATGGGGGCCAAGTATGTCGCGGGCGGACAGT CGTTTTTCGTTGCTCTGTTGAACTCGTTTGTGCACGTGTTCATGTACACTTACTACGGACTGGCTGCCATCGGCCCACACATGCAGAAATACCTCTGGTGGAAACGCTATCTCACCAAAATGCAACTG ACACAATTTGTATTGTTTCTCATTCACACGGGTTACAATCTACTAATAGACTGCGACTTCCCTCGCGGGTTCATGATTGCGGTGTTCCTATACGCTCTGTCGCTCATTGCCTTGTTTGGTAACTTCTATTACCAAACCTACAGCAGCAAGAAGGAAAAGAAGAAGCGAAGTTAA